The following are from one region of the Marinomonas sp. CT5 genome:
- a CDS encoding MMPL family transporter yields the protein MKHHSSTSASPKDQFDPNTGSIVERVLFNNRFIVIITCFLLTAIFGWQATKLTINASFEKTLPTHQSYIENYLTYEKELTGLGNALRIAVVSPSGTIYDQDYLELLRQLSEEVFLLPGVDRVQMKSLWTPSTRWIGVTAEGLDGGPVIPENYDGSPASLQELKANVARSGQVGQLIAADEESTIIYMPLLSQDATGEALDYAKYSEALERLRAKYQAKGLEIHITGFTKVMGDLIEGVQAVLWFFALAVVIATIMVFWYTRCVRSTFLVVFASLLAVVWQLGILPTLGYVLDPYSILVPFLVFAIGMSHGAQKMNGIMQDVGRGFDKLVAARFTFRRLFLAGLTALLADAVGFAVLLVIDIKVIQELAIAASIGVAVLIFTNLILLPIMLSYVGVGEEAAQRSVVNDIDPTNVKKIPALWVFLDKFTQRKWATGALVAGTLLAVGSFSLSTQLKIGDLDQGAPELRQDSRYNQDIAFMNQHYGASSDVMAIMVKTPDGACSQYDTLKKIDVLEWQLRQLPSVESTNSLALLSRRVLSGLNEGNPKWYEFLPNQSMLNYITAGAPRGLYNSSCNLLTLYVYLQDHKADTLSNIVNHVEAFAKDNNTDDVQFLLAAGSAGIQAATNISVKAAWYQMLFLVYGAVALLSLITFRSLKAVVVALLPLMLTSIMVEALMVQLGMGVKVATLPVIALGVGIGIDYALYILSITLVGLRQGTSLSQSYLRALNFTGKVVMLTGVTLSVGVITWVASPIKFQADMGLLLAFMFIWNMLGALILLPALAHFLLKPKFANSNDFNEE from the coding sequence ATGAAACACCATTCGTCTACCTCTGCGTCTCCAAAAGACCAATTTGATCCAAATACAGGGTCCATTGTTGAGCGAGTATTATTTAATAATCGTTTCATCGTTATTATCACTTGTTTTTTGTTGACCGCTATATTTGGCTGGCAAGCGACCAAGTTAACAATCAATGCCAGTTTCGAAAAAACTTTACCGACACATCAATCTTATATTGAAAACTATTTAACCTATGAAAAAGAGCTAACCGGGTTAGGTAACGCATTACGAATTGCGGTCGTCAGCCCCAGCGGTACGATTTATGATCAAGACTATCTAGAGTTACTACGCCAATTAAGCGAAGAGGTATTTTTACTTCCAGGTGTCGATCGAGTTCAGATGAAATCTTTATGGACGCCTTCAACTCGATGGATTGGGGTTACCGCTGAAGGCTTGGATGGTGGTCCGGTCATTCCTGAAAATTACGATGGTTCTCCAGCCAGTTTGCAAGAATTGAAAGCCAATGTTGCTCGTTCTGGGCAAGTGGGTCAATTGATTGCGGCAGATGAAGAATCCACCATTATTTACATGCCATTGTTAAGTCAAGATGCAACAGGAGAAGCGCTAGATTACGCAAAGTATTCTGAGGCTCTTGAAAGGCTGCGTGCCAAGTATCAAGCAAAAGGGCTGGAAATTCATATCACCGGTTTTACCAAGGTAATGGGTGACTTGATTGAAGGGGTACAGGCGGTTTTATGGTTTTTCGCCTTAGCCGTTGTGATCGCGACTATTATGGTGTTTTGGTATACCCGTTGTGTGCGTTCAACCTTTTTAGTTGTGTTCGCTTCTTTGTTGGCTGTGGTATGGCAGCTGGGGATTTTGCCAACTCTCGGCTATGTCTTGGATCCATATTCAATTTTGGTGCCTTTTCTAGTATTTGCCATAGGTATGAGCCATGGCGCACAGAAAATGAATGGCATTATGCAAGATGTTGGTCGTGGCTTTGACAAACTTGTTGCAGCACGTTTTACCTTTAGAAGGTTGTTTCTTGCTGGGCTTACTGCTTTGTTAGCCGATGCCGTAGGGTTTGCCGTCTTGTTGGTGATTGATATTAAAGTGATTCAAGAGTTAGCTATTGCCGCCTCTATTGGGGTTGCTGTTTTGATTTTCACTAACCTCATTCTTCTACCTATTATGCTGTCTTATGTGGGCGTTGGTGAAGAAGCAGCGCAGCGCAGTGTCGTCAATGATATTGATCCGACTAATGTAAAAAAGATACCTGCCTTATGGGTATTCTTAGATAAGTTCACTCAGCGTAAATGGGCAACGGGGGCTTTAGTTGCCGGAACTTTGCTTGCTGTTGGGTCATTCTCGTTAAGTACTCAGTTAAAAATAGGTGACCTTGATCAAGGCGCTCCTGAGTTACGTCAAGACAGTCGTTATAACCAAGACATTGCTTTTATGAACCAGCATTACGGCGCGTCTAGTGATGTTATGGCAATCATGGTTAAGACCCCTGATGGTGCATGCTCTCAGTACGATACGTTGAAAAAAATTGATGTTCTTGAGTGGCAATTACGACAGCTCCCTAGTGTGGAATCGACTAACTCTTTGGCTTTACTTTCTCGTCGTGTGCTGTCTGGTTTAAATGAAGGGAACCCCAAATGGTACGAGTTTTTACCAAATCAAAGTATGTTGAATTACATCACAGCAGGTGCGCCACGGGGGTTGTACAACAGCAGTTGTAATCTGTTGACACTTTATGTCTATTTGCAAGATCACAAAGCAGACACTTTAAGCAACATTGTTAATCATGTAGAAGCTTTTGCTAAAGATAATAATACCGATGATGTGCAGTTTTTATTGGCGGCGGGCAGCGCCGGTATTCAAGCGGCGACAAATATTTCCGTAAAAGCGGCTTGGTATCAAATGCTGTTCCTTGTCTATGGCGCTGTTGCTTTGCTTTCCCTAATTACTTTTCGGTCATTGAAGGCCGTTGTTGTCGCGTTACTTCCCTTGATGCTGACCTCCATTATGGTGGAGGCCTTGATGGTGCAATTGGGTATGGGGGTGAAAGTCGCCACCTTGCCTGTTATTGCTTTAGGGGTCGGTATTGGCATCGATTACGCTTTATACATTTTGTCCATTACTTTGGTCGGATTGCGCCAAGGTACTAGCCTGTCCCAGTCTTATCTAAGAGCACTCAATTTCACCGGTAAAGTCGTTATGTTAACCGGTGTCACCTTGTCTGTGGGAGTCATTACTTGGGTTGCCAGTCCGATTAAATTTCAGGCAGATATGGGTCTGTTACTAGCCT